The Aspergillus fumigatus Af293 chromosome 3, whole genome shotgun sequence region CTTCTCCCCGAGGCTGTTCACCCGCTTCAACTGCGCTGGACAAGCGACAACATTGCCGGCAAAGACCCAGAGCCGCCACGAGCCATTACTCGGCAGTAGACTCTGGCTCTCCATGGTGATCGCGCTGGCAAGGTTGACCACCGGATGGCTGGGGAACCGCATTCCCAGCCTCAGATGCGCGGCCAGGTGTTGCTGGGACTGCTGGGGACTCGCCACAAGGATGTTTGGCGAGTAGCAGATGTTGGCGCCGCTGCCGTAGTTGCGCAGCTGCTCATAAACCTGAAGCACCTCGGGAGTCTCAGACATGGTCTCGCCCGCCAGCACGCGGCCCATACTCGTATCTAGCTTGATCAGGTCCTGGGCCACGGGTCGACGTTCGGATTCGTACGTCGCCAGTACGGACGGACGCAGTTGGCCACGCAGTACACCACCCAGCTTCCATCCCAGGTTGTATGCATCCTGCATGGAGACATTCATCCCCTGACCCCCCTTGGGGGTATGTGTGTGTACAGCGTCCCCACCGAGGAAGACGCGCTGCTTGTAGGTGAAATGGTTGGCAACTCTCCTACCCACCCGGTAGATTGTCCACCAGTCGCAGTAGGAATATTCCAGAGTATAAGGAAACAAACTCCTGCGAGCGACAGCCATGATCTTCACCACCTGAGCTGCGTCGGTGAGGCAGATATCTTTCATTGAATCGGGTAGCTGGACGTAAAGGCGGGTCATACCGTTTTCTCGAGGCACGCTCAAGATGGTCCCATGCTGCGAGAGAATTATGCAGTGTCGGCGAAAGCTACACGGATGCAACAGAAGTCGTCAGTGCAGGGCATCTTTGACAAGTGCTTTTATCTTCTGAGCCAGACGTGGGAAGATATACTTACTCGGGAAAATCTGAGTCGAGAATGGCATCCACCACGCCCCACACTGCATTGGTGGAATCCCCCTCCATCTCAAAGCCCAGCCAGCAACGCACCCAGCTGTGGGCGCCATCGCTGCCAATGACATATTTTGCGCGGATGGTCTTGAGGCTGCCCTCCTCCCCGGTCAGGACGGGCTCGGTGTCACGCTCCCCGTCGCGTCCGGAATGGATGGCCGCGTCAATgcctcctctctcctcatGGACCGTCCCGTCGGCCTGCACACTGTGAGCGTTGGTCCGCCACGCAGTCAGATGCTCCAGTTTCTGGTGGCGCAGCTGTATCTTCAGAGGATATGCGTCGGGGTCGTCTGCTATGCCCTCCTCTAGTTCCATCACCACTGGCACGACTCCTCGTTCAATCCGGGGCCCGCCCTGTAGTTGGATGGCGTCGATCAGAATTGCTTCTGTATTCCCGAGATGCAGTGTAAAACAATTCATCCTGAGTACAAGAAACGTGGTCAGTCGAGGTATTAATGCATATATAGATGGCGACTCGCTGGGCCAGGATTTGCACCTTGAGACCTCAAGACCCATCATAGGTTGCCGTCGTTGCCGCGCTAGTTGACCGTCATCTCCAGGTGCCTTTGTGTAATTGGTTGTCTCGTTAGATTGCATGTGCATGTTTTGAGTTAGCTATTGGGCGCCTAGGCTCCCAGTTTTGTACATACCCATAGACACCACTCATCGAATCTAGTTCCGTGTTGTTGCAGTAGATGATACAAGCCAAAGCTATCCCAGATTTCGCCAGTTCAGACATGAAACCCATCGCTGCGGCCGTTCAAGGCTCTTGTTCCCTTGTCGTCGACAATGCATATCTTTATGCCCAGCGTGGTCAGCCAGAGAGCACTCATCAACCTGCGACTTGGCTATCAGTCCATGTTGCTTCACAAGGAATACATAAATGCGCTGCATTCCAGAGGGATCTTACCCTGTTGGTCCAGCCCCAATGATGAGCACGTCAACCCTGTCCCCATCCTTGGTCGTCATCCTTGGGCTTGATAATGGTTCGTTGGCGACTCTATAGGGAGGACTGACTTCACCTTACGCTAGGATTGAGCCAGAGCCGTTATCTATTTAAGAGCATGCCCGGCCTTGAAATTATGTATGTATAACCTTCGGACTCGGGTAATCGTTCCATCGGGCTTCGGGATCCGAGCCACGACCTTGACTGGTGCTCTTAATATCAATCGCGAGGTGAATAGTGCAGCAGCGTTCAATGTGGCATTGTTTATGAGTGATTAGTATAACTGCGACTATACTGCCCAGTGCAGTCTCTTCCACAGGGAAACTCTGCCTGCTACAGGGGGAGTTGCTATCACTGAAAAGGGATATAATTTTTATTTTCTGGCCAATATATGCTCAGAGATGAGAATCCACACCTAATGATGTTCTTTGGGACATCCCCTCCTTCCTGGTCCCGATATACCAGTACATCTTCCCAAACGGAGGCAGAACCATGTCCTCGCCGCTGCTGAAATCCCAATCACTTATGTCTAGATCCTTTTGCTGGCGGATCAGTGCAGTGACCTCCTCCGGCGTCCGACCGCGGATGCACGATACATAGCCGTCAACTACGAAGAACAACTGCACCAGGGGAAAGATGTAGGTGAAAAACATGTGGAGCGGTGAGCCCCGGAACCACAACAACGTCGTCAGCAGAGGAGATAAGACGATGAAAGTGGTGTTCAGAAAGGCCGAGGCCGTGCGATGGGTCATTTCAAAGATTCTGCCAGAATATTGAGCACGCATGGCTTTGCAGACACGAATAAGTTTAAGGGGGAAGTGTCTTACACAAACGCATCCGAGGATTGGATCGCACTTCTCAGCACCTTCGCCGCTGCTGGGTTGTCAAAGTGATGGAAACAAAGATTGAACAGGCAGCATTCCTTCTTGCCAGGCTCTGCCAGCCGGCGGGCCTGGGTCGCGTTAACTGGCTGCGCAATATAGGAGATATTCGCGCTCTGGCGGGCCAGGGCGGCCCACTTGCTCAAGGACGGGTACGGGTCTGTCAGGATGAATCGCACTGGCTGCTCATGGCGGGCTGCAAGCCAAGCGTTGAGTGTGCTCTCGAAAATGGGGATGGGGCCCCCGCCGCCCGCACAAGAGTCAACCATGGTGTAGGAAGCAATATCCGGCAGATAGCGCAGCAGAATATCGCAGGCCTGCAGCGCGGGTGAGCCCTTTGTGCCGGGGATTCGCGTCTTCCACATCTGAATGCGCGCAAGGTGCGAATACTCGCGTAACCATTCTGGACACCAACTCTGATCACCCAGTTTGAGCAAATGGAAACGGGGGGTTACAATCATTTCTGTCGTTTACAGGAGAGGACGGCTGGAAAGAATGAATCAGGAGGAAAGCCCATTTGCATAGGACAACCCATAATGGCAGGTCTTCTATACCTCCATGGCTGGGACATAATTCTTATGAACTTCCACTATCGGCGCTTAGATTGCTGGTGGCGGGCCTCGGATCCCGAATCGGGTCGCTAGAATGGTCAGTTCTTGACATACACTGTGTCTCCTTGCCTGGGAGTATCAAGTCCGACGGACATTTTACCTCCCCCACGTCGGAGCTCACGATCTTAAATCCTAACTCCGATGGGCATTGGGTCTTAAAAGGGAGCATTGATCGAATCGGCCACCCAACTCCAATATATATGAGTACAGATACACATCACGATACATCTTCCCATCTAACAATATCGGCTCGCGCTAAATCATGGCAGTCCTTCTGACTGGGGGTACAGGCAAAACATCAATCCGAGTAGCGCGCTTCCTCCAAAATGGTAATGTTCCCTACGTACTGGCTTCCCGTCGCGGCCAGTCCGCTGCTCCTCCGGACATGCCGGCAGTCAAGTTCGATTGGCTAGATAAGGATACCTGGCGCATT contains the following coding sequences:
- a CDS encoding putative phenol hydroxylase codes for the protein MMGLEVSRMNCFTLHLGNTEAILIDAIQLQGGPRIERGVVPVVMELEEGIADDPDAYPLKIQLRHQKLEHLTAWRTNAHSERGGIDAAIHSGRDGERDTEPVLTGEEGSLKTIRAKYVIGSDGAHSWVRCWLGFEMEGDSTNAVWGVVDAILDSDFPDFRRHCIILSQHGTILSVPRENGMTRLYVQLPDSMKDICLTDAAQVVKIMAVARRSLFPYTLEYSYCDWWTIYRVGRRVANHFTYKQRVFLGGDAVHTHTPKGGQGMNVSMQDAYNLGWKLGGVLRGQLRPSVLATYESERRPVAQDLIKLDTSMGRVLAGETMSETPEVLQVYEQLRNYGSGANICYSPNILVASPQQSQQHLAAHLRLGMRFPSHPVVNLASAITMESQSLLPSNGSWRLWVFAGNVVACPAQLKRVNSLGEKLCALTARLAALQMLSTPFLEILLLYKGRVEEMEVSDFHPIFTR